The following proteins are co-located in the Sulfurospirillum deleyianum DSM 6946 genome:
- a CDS encoding M3 family oligoendopeptidase yields the protein MLNWDLNALYENEMALDADLSDASVRAKSFETVYKGKLKELQVNEFLESIREYEALNEKLGRIMTYAFLRFATNSEQGAFYAKYQHEQSKIAENLLFFELEFNKLSKVKQEEFIASVPMYKFYLESLMEEKPYQLSQKEERILLKKEMTSASAFSRLFDEHFSRLTFAYEGEKLSEEEILSKLQDANREVRKKAAHVFTKGIKEHQPLLGYIFNMIKTDLASECELRGYKNAEQPRHMDNKITQKSVDALVNSAERSFHLVQNYYTQKAKLLGLEELFEYDRYAPLEDSNALYDFETSQKIVLEAFAKFNPKFHEIASMAFEKGWIDVFPKERKRGGAFSHPATPSTHPYVLLNHTNTRRDLFTLAHELGHAIHQYLSRDVGYLGSDTPLTTSETASVFAEMLVFDAIKDGLSKEEKRSLYASKIEDVFSTLYRQINFTTFERKVHAHEGELDLETFNRYWMEESQKMFGKSITLSKDYALWWSYIPHFIHSPFYCYAYSYGQLLVLALYGLYKRSDKEAFVHNYTQFLSAGGSQSPKALIKKFGFDIEDEGFWQLGIGEIEILLEEFKGLCDD from the coding sequence ATTTTGAATTGGGATCTTAACGCACTGTATGAAAATGAAATGGCATTGGATGCTGATTTAAGCGATGCGAGCGTTCGTGCTAAAAGTTTTGAAACAGTTTATAAAGGCAAACTCAAAGAGTTGCAGGTCAACGAGTTTTTAGAGTCTATTCGTGAATATGAAGCGTTAAATGAAAAGCTAGGTCGCATTATGACTTATGCATTTTTACGCTTTGCTACGAACAGTGAACAGGGCGCATTTTATGCAAAATACCAACATGAACAGAGTAAAATTGCTGAAAATCTTCTCTTTTTTGAATTAGAATTTAATAAGCTAAGCAAAGTAAAACAAGAAGAATTTATCGCTTCGGTGCCGATGTATAAGTTTTATTTAGAATCTTTAATGGAAGAGAAACCCTACCAACTTTCCCAAAAAGAGGAGCGTATTTTACTCAAAAAAGAGATGACCTCCGCTTCTGCGTTTAGCCGTCTTTTTGATGAGCATTTTAGCCGTCTAACGTTTGCGTACGAAGGAGAAAAACTCTCCGAAGAAGAGATTTTGAGTAAATTGCAAGATGCCAATCGTGAAGTGCGAAAAAAAGCCGCACACGTTTTTACCAAAGGGATTAAAGAGCATCAGCCATTATTGGGGTATATTTTTAATATGATTAAAACTGATTTGGCGAGTGAGTGTGAGCTTCGAGGCTATAAAAATGCGGAACAGCCTCGCCACATGGACAATAAAATTACCCAAAAAAGTGTGGACGCACTGGTCAATAGTGCAGAGCGTAGTTTTCATTTGGTGCAAAACTATTACACACAAAAAGCAAAATTACTAGGATTAGAAGAGCTTTTTGAGTATGACCGCTATGCCCCTCTTGAGGATTCTAATGCTCTGTATGATTTTGAAACCTCTCAAAAAATTGTGCTTGAAGCTTTTGCAAAGTTCAATCCAAAATTTCATGAAATCGCCTCTATGGCGTTTGAGAAGGGGTGGATTGATGTATTCCCTAAAGAGAGAAAACGAGGGGGAGCATTTTCGCATCCTGCTACACCTTCGACGCATCCCTATGTGCTTTTAAATCATACCAATACCAGACGAGACCTTTTTACCTTAGCCCATGAATTAGGACATGCCATTCATCAGTATCTCTCTCGTGACGTGGGATATTTGGGGAGTGATACACCTTTGACAACTTCTGAAACAGCGTCTGTTTTTGCGGAAATGCTCGTTTTTGATGCGATTAAAGATGGCTTAAGTAAAGAAGAGAAGCGTTCTTTGTATGCGAGTAAGATTGAAGATGTTTTCTCAACACTTTACCGTCAAATTAACTTTACAACCTTTGAGCGAAAAGTGCATGCGCATGAGGGTGAACTAGACCTTGAAACCTTTAATCGTTACTGGATGGAAGAGAGTCAAAAAATGTTTGGTAAGAGCATTACCCTCTCTAAAGATTATGCATTGTGGTGGAGCTATATTCCTCATTTTATTCATTCTCCTTTTTATTGTTATGCGTACAGCTATGGGCAGTTGCTGGTTTTAGCACTCTATGGCTTGTATAAAAGAAGTGATAAAGAAGCGTTTGTCCACAATTACACACAGTTTTTAAGCGCTGGGGGAAGTCAAAGTCCTAAAGCATTGATTAAAAAATTTGGGTTTGACATTGAAGATGAAGGTTTTTGGCAATTAGGCATTGGTGAAATTGAAATCCTCTTAGAGGAGTTTAAAGGATTGTGCGATGATTGA
- a CDS encoding aminotransferase class IV — MNCVIKSISPCFETIKAVDGVLQHLVFHQARFDKTRKELYGETSKIFLAGHLFPPDKGVYRVRMEYSQGIEKIDYTPYTPRIFQQFVVVEKEMAYAYKYCDRRVLQSPFLEKYDDVIFTCKGVLRDTSVANIALLIDGVWQTPQAPLLKGATRARLLSSGWLHETVLTRHSLQKAQKFAIMNALIGFKVLHNVLIKD, encoded by the coding sequence ATGAACTGTGTGATAAAGTCTATCTCCCCGTGTTTTGAGACGATTAAAGCGGTGGATGGTGTGCTTCAACACCTCGTTTTTCATCAAGCACGGTTTGATAAAACACGTAAGGAACTTTATGGAGAGACATCAAAGATTTTTTTAGCGGGGCATCTTTTTCCGCCTGATAAAGGGGTTTATCGGGTGCGGATGGAGTATAGTCAAGGGATTGAGAAGATAGATTACACGCCCTATACGCCTCGTATATTTCAGCAGTTTGTCGTGGTTGAAAAAGAGATGGCGTATGCGTACAAGTATTGCGATAGGCGCGTATTACAAAGCCCATTCTTAGAAAAATATGACGATGTAATCTTTACATGTAAAGGGGTATTGCGTGACACGAGTGTCGCCAATATCGCCCTTTTGATAGATGGTGTGTGGCAAACACCTCAAGCGCCACTTTTGAAGGGTGCAACCCGTGCGAGACTACTTTCTAGCGGTTGGTTGCACGAGACAGTGTTGACACGCCATAGCCTTCAAAAAGCCCAGAAATTTGCTATAATGAATGCACTTATAGGATTTAAAGTCCTTCACAATGTATTAATTAAGGATTAA
- a CDS encoding aminodeoxychorismate synthase component I has protein sequence MKREFKELFNAFGKQRAPFFFVMDYAQKQGYAKALRGLDEDILYALDTPTLPPEGFTCKAFSWHKEPPCKEEYLEKFNAVIDEIKAGNTYMLNLTAPTKITLSCDLKSLFYATKARFKLYFKDQFVAFSPERFVRIENNTIHTFPMKGTMDASIPNAKALLLADEKEKAEHVMVVDLLRNDLSRVAKNVRVEQFRYVEQIHTAEGDLLQVSSHIQGELEENWHAHIGDIFFQLLPAGSISGTPKRSSVEIIERIEGYERGFYTGIFGVYDGEKLDSAVLIRFIEKCEEGYVFKSGGGITLLSDGKKEYDELCDKVYLPVF, from the coding sequence GTGAAAAGGGAATTTAAAGAGCTGTTCAATGCGTTTGGAAAGCAAAGAGCGCCTTTTTTCTTTGTGATGGATTATGCACAAAAACAGGGGTATGCCAAAGCGCTTCGTGGACTTGATGAGGATATTTTGTATGCGTTGGATACGCCCACTCTTCCGCCTGAGGGTTTTACATGTAAAGCCTTCTCGTGGCATAAAGAGCCTCCTTGTAAAGAGGAGTATCTTGAAAAGTTTAATGCGGTCATTGACGAGATAAAGGCAGGGAATACCTATATGCTTAATCTCACAGCTCCTACAAAAATCACTCTTTCATGCGATTTAAAATCACTCTTTTATGCAACAAAGGCACGATTTAAGCTTTATTTTAAAGACCAATTTGTTGCATTTTCCCCTGAGCGATTTGTGCGCATTGAAAACAATACCATTCATACTTTTCCCATGAAAGGAACGATGGATGCGAGTATTCCTAACGCCAAAGCGCTTCTTTTAGCCGATGAAAAAGAGAAAGCGGAGCATGTTATGGTGGTCGATTTACTCCGCAATGACCTCTCAAGAGTCGCCAAAAACGTCAGGGTGGAGCAGTTTCGCTATGTGGAGCAAATTCATACGGCAGAAGGGGATTTGCTTCAAGTGAGTTCTCACATTCAAGGGGAATTAGAAGAGAACTGGCATGCGCATATTGGTGATATTTTTTTTCAATTACTTCCCGCAGGTTCGATTAGTGGGACGCCTAAGCGTAGCAGTGTGGAGATTATTGAACGCATTGAAGGGTATGAGAGAGGGTTTTACACGGGTATTTTTGGGGTCTATGATGGAGAAAAACTTGATAGTGCGGTGCTGATTCGTTTTATCGAAAAGTGTGAAGAGGGGTATGTGTTTAAAAGTGGAGGGGGCATTACCCTTTTAAGTGATGGAAAAAAGGAGTACGATGAACTGTGTGATAAAGTCTATCTCCCCGTGTTTTGA
- a CDS encoding glycine zipper 2TM domain-containing protein, giving the protein MKKIIVLSLLTTGSLLVAESFSFEESIRVISSKPEYRTVTSSTPYQECWDEHVPVSQPPVSSSGSGTVGAIIGGVAGGVLGHQVGGGTGKTAATVGGAIVGTLVGKNVAEQNTQAPSPEYRVERRCVTRYEEKGTEKFMGYKNIATYKNQTIIKYSDRPLEYIPIHVTISY; this is encoded by the coding sequence ATGAAAAAAATCATCGTCCTTTCATTGCTAACCACGGGTTCTCTCCTCGTCGCAGAGAGTTTTAGCTTTGAAGAATCTATCCGTGTGATTAGCTCAAAACCTGAATACAGAACTGTCACCTCAAGCACCCCTTATCAAGAGTGTTGGGATGAACATGTACCTGTTTCACAACCACCCGTATCTTCTTCTGGCTCTGGCACCGTGGGTGCGATTATTGGTGGGGTGGCAGGTGGCGTTTTGGGACACCAAGTTGGCGGAGGAACAGGTAAAACTGCCGCAACCGTAGGTGGTGCGATTGTTGGAACGCTCGTTGGTAAAAACGTTGCCGAACAAAACACCCAAGCCCCTTCTCCTGAATACCGAGTAGAACGCCGTTGTGTCACCCGATATGAAGAGAAAGGTACTGAAAAATTTATGGGTTACAAAAACATTGCCACCTATAAAAATCAAACCATTATCAAATACTCTGATAGACCCTTAGAGTACATCCCCATTCATGTCACCATTAGTTACTAA
- the bioD gene encoding dethiobiotin synthase: MKYAPIFITATNTNVGKTYTTLKLLEALSAKGLRVGVMKPIETGVLDVPLDATLLFETAKRFHPALAQLSLKEIVPYCFELPASPFVAKGRKKVSVEVLQKAYEKIASLCDIVLIEGAGGLLVPIEEDLYMYDFIRLFEAKTLLVGHDALGCINDILLNLHLLDSLGVEDYEWCVNFKEERESFDKITLPFLKKTFGRVLSVQDNMPLIVKSLVTNGDMNGDVL, encoded by the coding sequence ATGAAATATGCGCCTATTTTTATTACCGCTACCAATACCAATGTGGGTAAAACCTATACCACACTCAAACTGCTTGAAGCACTGAGTGCTAAAGGGTTGAGAGTGGGAGTGATGAAACCTATTGAAACGGGTGTCCTTGATGTTCCTTTGGATGCGACACTTTTGTTTGAAACCGCCAAACGTTTTCATCCAGCTTTGGCACAACTCTCTTTAAAAGAGATTGTTCCTTACTGTTTTGAACTTCCCGCATCTCCTTTTGTTGCAAAAGGTCGCAAAAAAGTTTCGGTGGAGGTGTTGCAAAAAGCCTATGAAAAAATCGCCTCTTTATGTGATATTGTCCTGATTGAAGGGGCGGGTGGCTTGTTGGTTCCCATCGAAGAGGATCTTTACATGTACGATTTTATTCGTCTTTTTGAAGCCAAAACGCTTTTGGTGGGGCATGATGCGCTAGGGTGTATTAATGACATTTTGCTCAACTTACATCTGCTCGATAGTTTAGGTGTTGAGGATTATGAGTGGTGTGTCAATTTTAAAGAGGAGCGTGAAAGCTTTGATAAAATTACCCTACCATTTCTCAAAAAAACCTTTGGTAGGGTGCTCTCAGTTCAGGACAATATGCCCTTGATTGTGAAGAGTTTAGTAACTAATGGTGACATGAATGGGGATGTACTCTAA
- a CDS encoding AraC family transcriptional regulator: MKHKQSTKNDHLERINEVLFRIHSDLEHNGSVEELASLVAMSVFHFNRVFKERVGESVHAYVKRVKLEHAANLLLFNPSATITHCMQAVGFSSNASFTQAFKENFGVTPTKWREVDKANEKRDFTFSEKSLHVKIQTMPSFDVAYVRHKGYDRTIQQAWLKLQAWALGHGVDFSDQRMIALHHSNPRFVESSQCHYVACLELPKGREFYRSGDIGVMRIPQTFCAVFSLKGVYGDLKKYMDVIYHEWFPQSAYEKIALPSFAIYRENHFINADERFDLDFCVPVRFK, translated from the coding sequence ATGAAACATAAGCAAAGCACAAAAAACGACCATTTAGAGCGCATTAATGAGGTGCTTTTTCGCATTCATAGTGACCTAGAACACAATGGTAGTGTGGAAGAATTAGCCTCTTTGGTTGCCATGTCCGTTTTTCATTTTAACCGTGTCTTTAAAGAACGTGTGGGGGAGAGTGTGCATGCGTATGTTAAGCGTGTCAAATTAGAACATGCGGCTAATTTACTGCTGTTTAATCCTAGCGCTACCATTACGCACTGCATGCAAGCGGTTGGTTTTTCCTCCAATGCCTCGTTTACCCAGGCCTTTAAAGAGAATTTTGGTGTGACACCTACCAAGTGGCGGGAAGTGGATAAAGCCAACGAAAAACGAGATTTTACCTTTTCTGAAAAATCGTTACATGTAAAGATTCAAACCATGCCTTCTTTTGATGTGGCGTACGTTCGTCACAAAGGCTATGATCGTACAATTCAACAGGCGTGGCTCAAATTACAAGCGTGGGCGCTTGGGCATGGAGTAGACTTTTCAGATCAGAGAATGATAGCCTTGCATCATAGCAATCCTCGGTTTGTAGAGTCATCGCAATGTCACTATGTTGCGTGTTTGGAGCTTCCTAAAGGAAGAGAGTTTTACCGCAGTGGCGACATTGGGGTGATGCGCATTCCTCAGACGTTTTGTGCTGTTTTTTCTCTAAAAGGGGTTTATGGCGATTTAAAAAAGTATATGGATGTGATTTATCATGAGTGGTTTCCCCAAAGTGCGTATGAAAAAATAGCCCTTCCTTCCTTTGCGATTTACCGAGAAAATCATTTTATCAATGCCGATGAACGGTTTGATTTGGATTTTTGTGTGCCTGTACGCTTTAAATAG
- a CDS encoding PLP-dependent aminotransferase family protein, whose protein sequence is MQTKFARRITTASRSFTRTILDLTAQNKIISFAGGLPDAALFPKERIAFHAKALLESDDARLFQYSNASGVDALKNEIAKQYASANPKEIMLTNGSQQGLDLVCKTFLDEKDCIVVEDPSYLAALGLFHMYNATIKAVPLHANGVDITALEKLFHEAKPKFFYTIPIFQNPTGYSYSLENRHEVVRLAKQYHVILLEDSPYEALRYDGKPSISFADLLPELTIALGTFSKTLAPDFRIGWMKAPSEVISALTLSKESTDLQNSKFFQHVCARMMQNGEIAEHVKTLIAHYRPKRNAMVNALKHSFKESIEFVIPEGGMFIWVDFKACDDSMKLFDKAIEKGVAFVPGSVFFADKRISSYGRLNYTNSSLEQIEEGVKALHTAYVELQSAL, encoded by the coding sequence ATGCAAACAAAATTTGCACGCCGTATTACCACTGCGTCACGTTCGTTTACAAGAACCATTTTGGATTTAACCGCTCAAAATAAAATCATCTCCTTTGCAGGCGGACTTCCTGATGCTGCCCTTTTTCCCAAAGAGCGCATCGCCTTTCATGCAAAAGCACTTTTAGAGAGCGATGATGCGCGTCTTTTTCAATACAGCAACGCCTCAGGTGTCGATGCACTCAAAAATGAAATTGCCAAACAGTATGCCTCTGCTAACCCAAAAGAGATTATGCTTACCAACGGTTCCCAACAAGGACTGGATTTGGTGTGCAAAACCTTTTTAGATGAAAAAGATTGCATTGTGGTTGAAGACCCTAGTTACCTCGCTGCTCTCGGACTGTTTCATATGTACAACGCCACCATTAAAGCCGTACCTTTACACGCCAATGGGGTTGATATAACAGCACTTGAGAAACTTTTTCATGAAGCAAAACCAAAATTTTTCTACACGATTCCCATCTTTCAAAATCCCACAGGCTATTCGTATAGCTTAGAAAATCGCCACGAAGTGGTTCGTTTAGCCAAACAATACCATGTGATTTTATTGGAAGATAGCCCCTATGAAGCGCTTCGTTACGATGGAAAACCCTCCATCTCCTTTGCCGATTTGCTTCCAGAACTTACCATTGCACTGGGCACATTTTCAAAAACCCTTGCTCCTGATTTTCGTATTGGCTGGATGAAAGCGCCTTCTGAAGTGATTAGTGCCTTAACCCTTTCCAAAGAGAGTACAGACTTACAAAACTCAAAATTTTTTCAACACGTTTGTGCACGGATGATGCAAAATGGCGAGATTGCAGAGCATGTTAAAACACTTATCGCACACTATCGTCCCAAACGTAATGCTATGGTGAATGCGCTTAAACACTCTTTTAAAGAGAGCATTGAATTTGTTATACCAGAGGGAGGTATGTTTATTTGGGTTGATTTTAAAGCGTGTGATGATAGCATGAAGCTCTTTGATAAAGCCATTGAAAAAGGGGTCGCTTTTGTGCCTGGAAGCGTCTTTTTTGCTGATAAACGCATCAGTAGCTATGGAAGACTAAACTACACTAATTCAAGCCTTGAACAGATTGAAGAGGGAGTTAAAGCCCTGCATACTGCCTATGTTGAACTACAAAGTGCGCTCTAA
- a CDS encoding DUF2062 domain-containing protein has product MRKVFKRTLTSSKFDSFLEKYSISKEYLFINRKMVTRALFIGVFIGVIPMPFQMFLVLGMIFFMKFNVPIALSMVWLSNPLTIPFMYYIEYMTGSYILGMEHASVTLSLEWFEKHFTRIMLPLYVGTLFYAVSLAPLVYYVVDRLWIYSVRKERKKSQEKRAS; this is encoded by the coding sequence ATGCGAAAGGTGTTTAAAAGAACCCTTACTTCTTCTAAGTTTGATAGTTTTCTTGAGAAATACTCTATCTCCAAAGAGTACCTCTTTATCAATCGAAAAATGGTGACACGAGCACTTTTTATTGGTGTTTTTATTGGTGTAATTCCTATGCCTTTTCAGATGTTTTTAGTGCTTGGAATGATTTTTTTTATGAAATTTAATGTACCTATTGCGCTCTCTATGGTTTGGCTAAGTAATCCTTTAACCATACCTTTTATGTACTATATTGAGTATATGACAGGGAGTTATATTTTAGGGATGGAGCATGCGTCTGTGACCCTGAGTCTTGAATGGTTTGAAAAACATTTCACACGCATTATGCTGCCTTTGTATGTAGGAACACTCTTTTATGCGGTGAGCTTAGCTCCTTTGGTCTATTATGTGGTAGATAGATTATGGATTTATTCTGTACGAAAAGAGCGAAAGAAATCTCAAGAAAAGCGCGCTTCTTAG
- a CDS encoding damage-control phosphatase ARMT1 family protein: protein MKTTKRCLTCIYDQSKRACELLHVSVDEARRIDSVALAMIEQYDMNQTPPHNAAPLYEAMAEILGVEDLYGTFKKESSQKAKAFIPLCQEHLNTAEDIFCVATKTAVAGNVIDLAAVMQYDLEEELEKIYHTSFAIDDVKALESKLSQTQTLVYLADNAGEEIFDKLYIETIKKLYPTIEVYYFVRGRPIINDLTCKDALASKMDEVAHIVDSGVPTPGLALDMMCEEAREVFYRAECIIAKGMGNYECLGETKGLPLFFLFKVKCSVVADAVGADLGSIVCKASCS, encoded by the coding sequence ATGAAAACAACTAAACGGTGTTTAACCTGTATTTATGACCAAAGTAAACGAGCTTGTGAACTTTTACATGTCAGTGTTGATGAGGCACGTAGAATTGATAGTGTTGCCTTAGCGATGATTGAGCAGTATGATATGAATCAAACACCCCCTCACAATGCTGCCCCATTGTATGAAGCGATGGCAGAAATTTTAGGGGTAGAAGATTTGTATGGAACGTTTAAAAAAGAGTCCTCACAAAAAGCTAAAGCGTTTATCCCTTTATGTCAAGAGCACCTTAACACAGCAGAAGATATTTTTTGTGTTGCAACCAAAACAGCAGTCGCAGGAAATGTGATTGATTTAGCCGCCGTTATGCAGTATGATTTGGAAGAGGAGTTGGAAAAAATTTACCATACTTCTTTTGCGATTGATGATGTCAAAGCCTTAGAATCCAAACTCTCTCAAACCCAAACTTTGGTTTATTTAGCCGATAATGCAGGGGAAGAAATTTTCGATAAACTCTATATTGAGACGATTAAAAAACTTTATCCTACCATAGAGGTATACTATTTTGTGCGGGGTCGTCCGATTATTAATGATCTTACATGTAAAGATGCCTTAGCCTCAAAAATGGATGAAGTGGCTCACATTGTAGATAGTGGTGTTCCTACCCCTGGTTTGGCTTTGGATATGATGTGCGAAGAGGCACGTGAGGTTTTTTATAGGGCAGAGTGTATTATCGCTAAGGGGATGGGAAATTACGAGTGTTTGGGCGAAACAAAAGGCTTACCACTTTTCTTCCTCTTTAAAGTGAAATGTTCTGTGGTTGCAGATGCTGTGGGTGCAGATTTGGGAAGCATCGTTTGTAAGGCATCATGCTCCTAA
- the rplS gene encoding 50S ribosomal protein L19: protein MRNKYIEAFEAGQISAKNVPDFRAGDTVRVAVKIVEGDKQRIQNFEGVCIARRGSGTGETFMVRKIGANSVGVERIFPIYSDSIDEIVVVRRGVVRRSKLFYLRDRRGKAAKIKELRK from the coding sequence ATGAGAAATAAATATATCGAAGCTTTTGAAGCAGGACAGATTTCTGCGAAGAATGTTCCTGATTTTAGAGCAGGTGACACAGTAAGAGTTGCTGTAAAAATTGTTGAAGGCGATAAACAACGTATTCAAAATTTTGAGGGCGTATGTATTGCTAGACGTGGTTCTGGTACTGGTGAGACGTTTATGGTCAGAAAAATCGGCGCAAACAGTGTTGGCGTTGAGAGAATTTTCCCAATTTACTCAGACAGTATTGATGAAATTGTTGTAGTAAGACGTGGTGTCGTAAGACGTTCAAAACTCTTCTATCTTAGAGACAGACGTGGTAAAGCCGCAAAAATTAAAGAACTTAGAAAATAA
- the trmD gene encoding tRNA (guanosine(37)-N1)-methyltransferase TrmD — MQFSYVTLFEGLIASYFEDSILKRAIAKELLHVTFFNPRDYTKNKHGKVDDYQASGGAGLVLFPQPLFDLLRCIKKQSPQAYIVFPTPSGKLFTQNDAKRLAMKEHIVFVSGRYEGIDERVIETFADELFCIGDYVLTGGELPSLVMSDAISRNIKGVLGNEDSLSVESFETPLLEAPCFSKPSLYEGKPVPSEFLKGNHAKITSLKNKMSESKTKYFRPDLFSRFSVKH, encoded by the coding sequence ATGCAGTTTTCGTATGTCACACTGTTTGAGGGGCTTATCGCCTCTTATTTTGAAGACTCGATTTTAAAGCGTGCCATTGCCAAAGAGCTTTTACATGTAACATTTTTTAATCCAAGGGATTACACAAAAAATAAACATGGTAAGGTAGATGATTATCAAGCCAGTGGTGGAGCGGGATTGGTTTTATTCCCTCAGCCTTTGTTTGATCTTTTAAGGTGTATTAAAAAACAATCGCCTCAAGCGTACATTGTTTTTCCAACACCTTCGGGTAAGCTGTTTACACAAAACGATGCAAAGCGATTAGCGATGAAAGAGCATATCGTTTTTGTAAGTGGACGTTATGAGGGTATTGATGAACGTGTGATTGAGACGTTTGCCGATGAGCTTTTTTGCATTGGGGATTATGTCTTAACAGGAGGCGAACTTCCTAGCCTTGTCATGAGTGATGCGATTAGTCGTAACATCAAAGGGGTTTTAGGAAATGAGGATTCTTTGAGTGTGGAGAGTTTTGAAACTCCTTTATTAGAGGCACCGTGTTTTTCAAAACCGTCTCTTTATGAAGGAAAACCTGTTCCCTCAGAGTTTTTAAAGGGAAATCACGCTAAAATCACGAGCTTAAAAAATAAAATGTCTGAATCTAAGACAAAATATTTCAGACCAGATCTGTTTTCTCGCTTTAGCGTGAAGCATTAG
- the rimM gene encoding ribosome maturation factor RimM (Essential for efficient processing of 16S rRNA) produces the protein MNKQSTLIEVAKVGRLVGLKGELKLHLQCDFPEQFKKGKTFTTDKGEVLEIFSYNPERGLISFVGFQEREKAAKLVNTTLFTSKEDSLQECALKEGEFFWFEMIGAKVIDEGNLCLGIVDEIERIAGIDYLVIRTDADLVQKGLVKLFYLPYIERYILSFETLSKEVYVKDGLGILENS, from the coding sequence ATGAATAAGCAATCAACACTCATTGAAGTCGCTAAAGTTGGGCGACTTGTGGGTTTAAAAGGTGAGTTAAAACTGCATCTTCAGTGTGATTTTCCTGAACAATTTAAAAAGGGAAAAACGTTTACGACAGACAAAGGTGAAGTGCTCGAAATTTTTTCTTACAATCCTGAACGAGGACTTATCTCCTTTGTAGGATTTCAGGAGAGAGAAAAAGCAGCAAAACTTGTCAATACGACTCTTTTTACTTCCAAAGAAGATTCCCTTCAAGAGTGCGCTCTTAAAGAGGGTGAATTTTTTTGGTTTGAGATGATAGGGGCAAAAGTCATTGATGAGGGCAACCTTTGTTTGGGTATTGTGGATGAAATTGAACGGATTGCGGGGATAGATTATCTGGTGATTCGTACCGATGCAGATTTGGTTCAAAAAGGATTGGTAAAATTATTTTATCTGCCCTATATTGAACGGTATATTCTCTCCTTTGAAACCCTTTCAAAAGAGGTTTATGTTAAGGATGGTTTGGGCATTTTGGAGAACTCTTAA
- a CDS encoding KH domain-containing protein, with protein MIEKFLEEFAKLLVDNPAGVRVERSDIDGTFCEVVIYADKIDTGKLIGKDGKMINSLKTLISGCKAKDGISYRVTVKANDE; from the coding sequence ATGATTGAGAAATTTCTCGAAGAATTTGCCAAACTTTTGGTGGATAATCCAGCAGGTGTTAGGGTTGAGCGAAGTGATATTGATGGAACATTTTGTGAAGTTGTCATTTATGCCGATAAAATTGACACAGGTAAATTGATTGGCAAAGATGGGAAAATGATCAATTCGCTAAAAACACTTATTTCTGGATGTAAAGCCAAAGATGGGATATCGTATCGTGTGACTGTTAAAGCCAACGATGAATAA
- the rpsP gene encoding 30S ribosomal protein S16 — protein MATVVRLTRMGRNKAPFYRIVVTDSRKKRDGGSIETIGYYNPLSNPQTIKVDEERLAYWKSVGAKLSDRVAKITGK, from the coding sequence ATGGCAACAGTTGTTAGATTAACACGAATGGGAAGAAATAAAGCACCGTTTTACAGAATTGTCGTAACAGACAGTAGAAAAAAGCGTGATGGTGGTTCAATTGAGACGATTGGTTATTATAACCCACTTAGCAACCCTCAAACAATCAAAGTAGATGAAGAGAGACTTGCTTACTGGAAAAGTGTTGGCGCAAAGCTGAGTGACAGGGTTGCAAAAATCACTGGTAAATAG